The following proteins are encoded in a genomic region of Paenibacillus sp. FSL R7-0273:
- a CDS encoding helix-turn-helix transcriptional regulator, translating into MPRTYEELAQYFAATPVQLYGVYQTWLEGSRIYGGHVHKPTTKCAVIIALKGEARFAFDGGEHYQLKPGHILIGGAHRHLEITTGTDGFQYFLAHFLPDEPADAEGQRRREDISCLETALNPELLPLMEQLLDSASAPDVLGRLNQRSLFYQLITRALQAERHHQNKDSYLLIEDAMKYIQAHYTEPLTLSKLAGLYQLKPKYFSYLFTKYTGTGPIDYLIHYRMNKAHEWLLTKQFSVAAVAKSIGYSDPYYFSRLFKKYKGIAPSQVDFDSKEG; encoded by the coding sequence CCTGGCTGGAGGGCAGCCGGATTTATGGCGGGCATGTCCATAAGCCGACTACAAAATGTGCGGTGATCATTGCGCTTAAGGGAGAAGCCCGGTTTGCCTTCGATGGCGGGGAGCATTACCAGCTGAAGCCCGGACATATTCTGATCGGAGGAGCTCACAGGCATCTCGAAATCACTACGGGTACAGATGGCTTTCAGTATTTCCTGGCCCATTTCCTGCCTGATGAACCGGCTGATGCAGAGGGACAACGCCGCAGGGAGGATATCTCCTGTCTGGAGACGGCACTGAACCCGGAGCTGCTGCCTCTGATGGAGCAGCTGCTGGATTCAGCCTCTGCCCCTGATGTGCTCGGACGGCTGAATCAGCGGTCACTGTTCTACCAGCTGATTACGCGGGCCCTGCAAGCCGAGCGCCATCACCAGAATAAGGACAGCTATCTCCTAATTGAGGACGCGATGAAGTATATTCAGGCCCATTACACGGAGCCGCTGACGCTGTCCAAGCTTGCCGGGCTGTATCAGCTGAAGCCCAAATACTTCTCCTATTTATTTACCAAGTATACAGGCACCGGGCCGATTGACTATCTGATTCACTACCGGATGAACAAAGCGCATGAATGGCTGCTGACCAAGCAGTTCTCCGTAGCTGCAGTCGCCAAGAGCATCGGCTACTCTGACCCTTACTATTTCAGCCGGCTGTTCAAAAAATATAAAGGGATCGCGCCCAGCCAGGTCGACTTTGACAGCAAGGAAGGCTGA
- a CDS encoding ABC transporter substrate-binding protein: MQAQRATSWSALLAAMFSLLLLLSACSSNANSGNSGAAASPSPAAPQQEAAATEAPAFPRTIEAANGSVTIDAKPERVAVVHWGYADSLLLFDLPSAGLALPFTEDTSSLGTDTYKPYVDRIGELVIVGENTTVNMEALLAYGPDLIIAGSTVNAEVTEQLEKIAATVVIDEAATDVWSNWPALVTAFGQILGQEETAEQFISGYQTKVTEAKGKLADVKGNVAFLQVRNNVAYLGGTKYLTPYYDQGIGLTPPDDPAMADGAEMSLETLAALNPDHLILGYFNYDSPETASITDEWEQTEVWKKLKAVESGQTYAVNGALAMGYGPLANTYGVEAVLEALDK; encoded by the coding sequence ATGCAAGCACAACGAGCCACATCGTGGTCTGCCCTTCTTGCAGCAATGTTCAGCCTGCTTCTGCTGCTGAGCGCCTGCTCAAGCAATGCCAATTCCGGTAATAGCGGGGCGGCTGCCAGCCCTTCACCGGCTGCGCCTCAGCAGGAAGCTGCTGCTACCGAAGCCCCCGCCTTCCCACGGACAATAGAAGCGGCTAACGGGAGCGTTACTATTGACGCGAAGCCGGAACGGGTTGCTGTAGTCCACTGGGGTTACGCCGATTCCCTTCTGCTGTTCGATCTGCCGTCTGCCGGTCTCGCGCTGCCGTTCACGGAAGACACCTCATCGCTCGGAACGGATACGTACAAGCCCTATGTAGACCGGATCGGCGAGCTGGTGATTGTCGGCGAGAACACCACCGTCAATATGGAGGCGCTGCTGGCTTACGGGCCGGATCTGATCATCGCGGGTAGCACCGTGAACGCAGAGGTAACGGAACAGCTGGAGAAAATTGCAGCTACTGTTGTGATTGATGAAGCAGCAACCGATGTATGGAGCAACTGGCCTGCCCTTGTTACAGCGTTCGGCCAAATCCTGGGCCAGGAAGAGACTGCAGAGCAGTTCATCAGCGGCTATCAGACCAAGGTGACGGAGGCCAAAGGGAAGCTGGCTGACGTAAAAGGCAATGTAGCCTTCCTGCAGGTGCGCAACAACGTTGCCTATCTGGGCGGCACCAAATATCTGACTCCTTACTATGATCAGGGAATCGGCCTGACTCCGCCGGATGATCCCGCCATGGCAGACGGAGCCGAGATGTCGCTGGAGACGCTGGCTGCACTCAATCCCGATCATCTGATTCTCGGCTACTTCAACTACGACAGCCCGGAAACAGCCTCCATTACTGATGAATGGGAGCAGACGGAGGTCTGGAAGAAGCTAAAAGCCGTAGAGAGCGGACAGACCTACGCGGTTAACGGTGCTCTCGCCATGGGTTACGGCCCGCTGGCCAACACTTACGGTGTAGAAGCGGTACTTGAAGCTTTGGATAAATAA
- a CDS encoding helix-turn-helix domain-containing protein, with protein MIFSEQLKREREKLGWSQAELAEKLHVSRQSVSKWETGKNYPSIEVIIDLSDLFGITIDELLRGDDGLKEKVIQDSRQLAHPKWKALFDSLFLLGAFLLVVKIVIIGLNHFTNADIQILEGLPKAVTNFLPLVLMVGGGVGSDQLKDKYV; from the coding sequence GTGATTTTCAGTGAACAATTAAAACGCGAACGGGAAAAGCTGGGCTGGTCCCAGGCAGAGCTTGCTGAAAAGCTGCATGTTAGCCGCCAGTCCGTATCCAAGTGGGAGACAGGCAAAAACTATCCGAGTATCGAGGTCATTATAGATCTGAGCGATCTGTTCGGTATTACGATAGATGAGCTGTTGAGGGGAGATGACGGGTTGAAGGAGAAGGTTATCCAGGACAGCAGGCAGCTGGCACACCCGAAGTGGAAGGCGCTGTTTGACAGTTTGTTTTTGCTGGGGGCATTTCTGCTCGTTGTCAAAATCGTGATTATCGGCCTGAACCATTTCACAAATGCTGATATTCAGATTCTCGAGGGGCTGCCGAAGGCGGTCACCAACTTTCTGCCGCTGGTTCTGATGGTAGGCGGCGGAGTCGGAAGCGATCAGTTGAAGGACAAGTATGTTTGA
- a CDS encoding GNAT family N-acetyltransferase: MKPIDYVNHIEQIEIELTRLNAARSLVNVPRRLEITSSGRTTLLRDHTEPASAYYNRIKGFGPDDLSLLDTLLSHYPDVAPCFDLSPDHMTEEVARALCSRGYLPAEQLAFLYVHLEEHSAVAATDFQIERVTEQTAEAFIEWIRKSAGGLRVTGEMIARSREYFYREDFLNYMISIDGRPASMGSMFLSGEEGYLANDYTFPEYRGRGCQTSLINKRLAEAAGLGIKRVYTDVEFGSASHANMERAGFRTAFLNTYWTAARSGLK, encoded by the coding sequence GTGAAACCTATAGATTATGTGAACCATATCGAACAAATTGAAATAGAGCTTACCCGGCTGAATGCTGCACGCTCCCTGGTTAATGTCCCGCGGAGGCTGGAGATTACATCCTCAGGCCGGACTACCCTGCTGCGTGACCATACGGAGCCGGCATCGGCTTACTATAACCGGATCAAGGGCTTTGGTCCGGATGATCTGAGCCTGCTCGATACCTTGCTGAGCCATTATCCGGATGTTGCCCCGTGCTTTGATCTGTCTCCGGATCATATGACGGAAGAGGTGGCCCGGGCGCTATGCAGCCGAGGTTACCTGCCTGCTGAACAGCTCGCTTTTCTGTATGTGCACTTGGAAGAGCATTCTGCGGTAGCGGCAACGGATTTTCAAATTGAGCGGGTAACGGAGCAGACGGCTGAAGCGTTCATCGAATGGATCAGGAAATCAGCGGGCGGGCTTAGGGTTACCGGGGAAATGATCGCGCGGTCCAGGGAGTATTTTTACAGGGAGGATTTCCTGAATTATATGATAAGTATCGACGGAAGGCCTGCATCGATGGGCTCGATGTTCCTGAGCGGGGAAGAGGGCTATCTGGCCAATGACTATACTTTCCCGGAATACCGGGGCAGGGGCTGCCAGACCTCACTGATTAACAAGCGGCTGGCTGAGGCCGCCGGACTTGGCATCAAGAGAGTATACACCGATGTGGAATTCGGTTCAGCCAGCCATGCCAATATGGAACGGGCCGGATTCAGAACTGCTTTTCTGAACACGTACTGGACAGCCGCCAGATCAGGCCTGAAATGA
- a CDS encoding S-layer homology domain-containing protein yields the protein MIGATHLNTKTAKKLLSVAAGFAILSTSVAMPPASAAPADSSVPVPAAPEWGHFVDNYKNSTSVNMAVYSNPVIGVLSGFLKLWTPGNSWDNGTKLNSSVLDANIQYVADVAAKRTKAEEDMAYFDDRRGQTYGAVDGLGSLSEVYRTISETYTSINEIPADATKVKYNDEKGSNKGGNSDSELGAMVDLIGKLRGNYASSNPSKAFYNYMRPFRWLDTSVIVPTLVPAMSSTPATDGGFPSGHTNASYLAALSLAYAVPERFQELLTRASEMGNNRIVAGMHSPFDVMGGRVMATALAAATLADPENAGLKQKAYDQAHEVLLKQTGTAEDRFSDYAKNKAEFNQRLTYSFQQIGSVTEPAAVPKGAEVLLETRLPYLSAEQRRAVLATTAIQSGYPLLDDPEGWGRLNLFAAADGYGAFNSDVTVSLDAGKGGFHAADRWRNDISGSGGLTKEGSGTLTLAGSNSYTGGTEINGGTLEGNTAAAFGSGDVVNSHGTVVENVYGKITIGGDFTQAADGKLELNVTGAGDVLEVKGKVAANGTLQVDFENSYVPAAGVLPLITYADSQRTGQFASVEINGLPSTRSAQLIYQNNSIALVVTDTTVSNPGNGGTPSGGTNNNTGGTTGGTVGGTTPVTPGEQPGTQSPGAAVNPFQSAVISQETVLKTVSDAIAATKNVNTSFSDTDGHWGSSAITAAVKLQIISGYENGSFRPNAQVTRAEFSAMIARAFGLAASPAAADFTDTGSSWAAGYIGALADKGIVTGYADGSFKPGATITRAEMVTILSRVLNFGVLESGGSADFTDVSSNYWAAAAIKQAASARLVQGVSASSFAPGHNATRAEAVTLIIRALETDSSVKALIDNL from the coding sequence ATGATAGGAGCTACCCACTTGAACACAAAGACTGCCAAAAAGCTATTATCTGTTGCCGCCGGTTTCGCCATCCTCTCCACTTCGGTTGCCATGCCGCCTGCATCGGCTGCACCCGCGGATTCTTCAGTCCCGGTCCCTGCCGCCCCGGAGTGGGGACATTTCGTTGACAACTACAAGAACAGCACTTCCGTTAATATGGCGGTTTACTCCAACCCCGTTATCGGTGTTCTGTCCGGCTTTCTGAAGCTGTGGACACCGGGGAACTCCTGGGATAACGGCACCAAGCTGAACAGCAGCGTGCTGGATGCCAACATTCAATATGTAGCAGACGTTGCAGCCAAGCGGACCAAAGCAGAGGAGGATATGGCTTACTTCGATGACCGGAGAGGCCAGACCTACGGTGCCGTCGACGGGCTTGGCTCTTTGTCCGAAGTCTACCGCACCATATCGGAAACCTACACCTCGATTAATGAGATTCCGGCTGACGCGACCAAAGTGAAATACAACGATGAAAAAGGATCGAATAAAGGCGGGAATTCCGATTCCGAGCTGGGCGCAATGGTCGATCTGATCGGAAAGCTCCGCGGTAATTATGCTTCAAGCAATCCGTCAAAAGCGTTCTATAACTATATGCGTCCGTTCCGCTGGCTGGATACCTCGGTAATTGTGCCGACGCTGGTTCCGGCGATGAGCAGTACGCCTGCTACGGACGGCGGCTTCCCGAGCGGTCATACCAATGCCTCCTATCTCGCTGCCCTGTCACTGGCCTATGCCGTTCCGGAGCGGTTCCAGGAGCTGCTGACACGCGCTTCGGAAATGGGCAACAACCGGATTGTAGCCGGAATGCACTCGCCGTTTGATGTGATGGGCGGCCGGGTGATGGCGACGGCGCTGGCAGCAGCAACGCTTGCCGATCCTGAGAACGCCGGGCTGAAGCAGAAGGCATACGATCAGGCCCATGAGGTGCTGCTGAAGCAAACCGGAACAGCAGAGGACCGGTTCAGTGATTATGCCAAGAATAAAGCGGAGTTCAACCAGAGACTGACGTACAGCTTCCAGCAGATCGGCTCTGTTACTGAGCCAGCTGCGGTTCCCAAAGGCGCAGAGGTATTGCTGGAGACCCGCCTGCCTTATCTGAGCGCAGAGCAGCGCCGTGCGGTATTGGCAACAACTGCGATTCAGTCCGGCTATCCGCTGCTGGATGATCCCGAGGGCTGGGGCCGTCTGAACCTGTTCGCCGCAGCTGACGGCTACGGCGCATTCAACTCCGATGTGACGGTGTCCCTGGATGCCGGCAAGGGCGGCTTCCATGCAGCAGACCGCTGGCGGAATGACATTTCCGGCTCCGGCGGGCTGACCAAGGAAGGCAGCGGTACATTGACGCTGGCCGGCAGCAATTCTTATACGGGCGGCACGGAGATTAACGGCGGTACGCTGGAAGGCAATACAGCTGCAGCCTTCGGCAGCGGCGATGTGGTGAACAGCCACGGTACCGTAGTTGAGAATGTGTACGGTAAAATCACCATAGGCGGAGACTTCACGCAGGCTGCCGACGGCAAGCTGGAGCTCAATGTTACCGGAGCCGGCGATGTGCTTGAGGTTAAAGGAAAGGTAGCGGCAAACGGAACGCTGCAGGTGGATTTTGAGAACAGCTATGTGCCGGCAGCCGGAGTGCTTCCGCTGATCACGTATGCAGACAGCCAGCGGACCGGCCAGTTCGCCTCGGTTGAGATTAACGGGCTGCCAAGCACACGCAGCGCCCAACTGATCTACCAGAATAACAGCATCGCTCTGGTCGTTACCGACACAACCGTAAGCAACCCGGGCAACGGCGGTACTCCTTCCGGCGGCACGAACAATAACACAGGCGGCACTACGGGCGGAACTGTAGGCGGAACGACTCCGGTAACTCCGGGTGAGCAGCCGGGTACACAGAGCCCTGGAGCAGCTGTGAATCCGTTCCAGTCAGCTGTAATCAGCCAGGAGACCGTACTGAAGACGGTGAGCGATGCCATCGCTGCTACGAAGAATGTGAACACGTCATTCAGCGATACCGACGGACACTGGGGCAGCAGTGCCATTACAGCTGCAGTGAAGCTGCAGATTATCAGCGGGTATGAGAACGGCTCCTTCCGTCCGAATGCCCAGGTTACCAGAGCCGAGTTCTCGGCTATGATTGCCCGTGCCTTCGGGCTGGCTGCAAGTCCGGCAGCAGCTGATTTCACGGATACCGGCTCAAGCTGGGCAGCCGGCTATATCGGCGCTTTGGCGGATAAAGGAATCGTAACCGGCTATGCGGACGGCAGCTTTAAGCCGGGTGCCACCATTACCCGCGCCGAAATGGTAACCATTCTCTCCCGTGTGCTGAATTTCGGCGTGCTTGAAAGCGGCGGGTCAGCTGATTTTACAGATGTAAGCAGTAATTATTGGGCAGCGGCGGCAATTAAGCAGGCAGCCTCAGCCAGGTTGGTTCAAGGTGTATCTGCTTCCTCGTTCGCGCCCGGCCACAATGCGACCCGTGCCGAGGCCGTGACGCTGATCATCCGTGCACTGGAGACAGACAGCTCGGTCAAGGCGCTGATTGATAATTTGTAA